The Cynocephalus volans isolate mCynVol1 chromosome 2, mCynVol1.pri, whole genome shotgun sequence genome window below encodes:
- the CLDN5 gene encoding claudin-5, whose product MGSAALEILGLVLCLVGWVGLILACGLPMWQVTAFLDHNIVTAQTTWKGLWMSCVVQSTGHMQCKVYESVLALSAEVQAARALTVGAVLLALVALFVTLAGAQCTTCVAPGPGKARVALTGGVLYALCGLLALVPLCWFANIVVREFYDPTVPVSQKYELGAALYIGWAASALLMCGGGLVCCGAWVCAGRPDLGFPVKYSAPRRPAASGDYDKKNYV is encoded by the coding sequence ATGGGGTCGGCAGCGTTGGAGATCCTGGGCCTTGTTCTGTGCCTGGTGGGCTGGGTGGGCCTGATCCTGGCGTGCGGGCTGCCCATGTGGCAGGTGACCGCCTTCCTGGACCACAACATCGTGACGGCGCAGACCACCTGGAAGGGGCTGTGGATGTCCTGCGTGGTGCAGAGCACGGGGCACATGCAGTGCAAGGTGTACGAGTCGGTGCTGGCGCTGAGTGCCGAGGTGCAGGCGGCGCGGGCGCTCACCGTGGGCGCCGTGCTTCTGGCGCTCGTCGCGCTTTTCGTGACCCTGGCGGGCGCGCAGTGCACCACCTGCGTGGCTCCGGGCCCGGGCAAGGCGCGCGTGGCCCTCACGGGTGGCGTGCTCTACGCGCTCTGCGGGCTGCTGGCTCTCGTGCCGCTCTGCTGGTTTGCCAACATCGTCGTCCGCGAGTTCTACGACCCGACCGTGCCTGTGTCGCAGAAGTACGAGCTGGGCGCGGCGCTGTACATTGGCTGGGCGGCCTCGGCGCTGCTCATGTGCGGCGGCGGCCTCGTGTGCTGCGGCGCCTGGGTCTGCGCCGGCCGCCCCGACCTCGGCTTCCCGGTCAAGTACTCGGCGCCGCGGCGGCCCGCGGCCAGCGGCGACTACGACAAGAAGAATTACGTCTGA
- the CDC45 gene encoding cell division control protein 45 homolog encodes MFVSDFRKDFYELVQSQRVLLFVASDVDALCACKILQALFQCDHVQYTLVPVSGWQELETAFLEHKEQCRYFILINCGANVDLLDILQPDEDTVFFVCDTHRPVNVVNVYNDTQIRLLIKQDDDLEVPAYDDIFRDEEDDEHSGNDSDGSEPSEKRKRLEEETVEETMKRRQLREWEARRRDILFDYEQYEYHGTSSAMVMFDLAWMMSKDLNDMLWWAIVGLTDQWVQDKITQMKYVTDVGILQRHVSRHNHRNEDEENTLSVDCTRISFEYDLRLVLYQHWSLHDSLCNTSYTAARFKLWSVQGQKRLQEFLADMGLPLKQVKQKFQSMDIALKENLQEMIEESANKFGMKDMRVQTFSIHFGFKHKFLASDVVFATMSLMENPKKDSSGTDHFIQALDSLSRSNLDKLYYGLELAKKQLQATQQTIASCLCTNLVISQGPFLYCSLMEGTPDVILFSKPASLSLLSRNLLKSFVCSTKNRRCKLLPLVMAAPLSMEQGTVTVVGIPPETDSSDRKNFFGRAFEKAAESTNSRTLHNHFDLSVIELKAEDRSKFLDALVSLLS; translated from the exons ATGTTCGTGTCGGATTTCCGCAAAGACTTCTACGAGCTGGTCCAGAGCCAG AGGGTCCTTCTCTTCGTGGCCTCGGACGTGGACGCTCTGTGCGCTTGCAAGATCCTGCAG GCTCTATTCCAGTGTGACCACGTGCAGTACACACTGGTTCCAGTGTCTGGGTGGCAAGAACTTGAAACTGCATTTCTTGAACATAAAGAACAG TGTCGTTATTTTATTCTCATAAATTGTGGAGCTAATGTAGACCTATTGGATATCCTTCAACCCGATGAAGACACTGTATTCTTTGTGTGTGACACCCACAGGCCAGTCAATGTGGTGAATGTGTACAACGACACCCAG aTCAGATTACTCATTAAACAAGACGATGACCTTGAAGTTCCTGCCTATGATGACATCTTCAGGGATGAAGAGGATGACGAGCACTCAGGAAATGACAGCGATGGGTCAGAGCCTTCTGAAAAGCGCAAACGGTTAGAAGAG GAGACAGTGGAAGAAACCATGAAGAGGAGGCAGCTGAGAGAGTGGGAGGCCCGGAG AAGAGACATCCTCTTTGATTATGAGCAGTATGAATATCATGGGACATCA TCGGCCATGGTGATGTTTGACCTGGCATGGATGATGTCCAAGGACCTGAACGATATGCTGTG GTGGGCCATCGTTGGACTAACAGACCAGTGGGTACAAGACAAGATCACCCA AATGAAGTATGTGACTGACGTTGGCATCCTGCAGCGCCATGTGTCCCGGCACAACCACCGAAATGAGGATGAGGagaacactctctctgtggacTGCACACGGATCTCCTTTGAGTATGA CCTCCGCCTGGTGCTGTACCAGCACTGGTCCCTCCATGACAGCCTGTGTAACACCAGCTACACCGCGGCCAGGTTCAAGCTCTGGTCCGTGCAAGGGCAGAAGCGGCTCCAGGAGTTCCTCGCAGACATGGG CCTTCCCCTGAAACAGGTGAAGCAGAAGTTTCAGTCCATGGACATTGCCTTGAAGGAGAATTTGCAGGAAATGATTGAAGAGTCTGCAAATAAATTTGG GATGAAGGACATGCGTGTGCAGACTTTCAGCATTCATTTTGGGTTCAAGCATAAGTTCCTGGCCAGTGATGTGGTCTTCGCCACCATGTCTCTGATGGAGAACCCCAAGAAGGACAGCTCAGGGACGGATCACTTCATCCAGGCTCTGGACAGTCTCTCCAG GAGTAACCTGGACAAGCTGTACTATGGCCTGGAACTCGCCAAGAAGCAGCTGCAAGCCACCCAGCAGACCATCGCCAGTTGCCTCTGCACCAACCTCGTCATCTCCCAGGGGCCTTTCCTTTACTGCTCTCTCATGGAG GGCACTCCAGATGTCATATTGTTCTCCAAGCCGGCATCCCTGAGCCTGCTCAGCAGGAACCTGCTCAAGTCCTTTGTGTGTTCG ACAAAGAACCGGCGCTGCAAGCTGCTGCCCCTGGTGATGGCTGCCCCCCTGAGCATGGAGCAGGGCACAGTGACTGTGGTGGGCATTCCCCCTGAGACTGACAGCTCAGATAGAAAGAA CTTTTTTGGGCGGGCGTTTGAGAAGGCGGCAGAAAGTACCAACTCCCGGACGCTGCACAACCACTTTGACCTCTCAG TAATTGAGCTGAAAGCCGAGGATCGGAGCAAGTTTCTGGATGCCCTCGTTTCCCTCCTGTCCTGA